The DNA window taataaatgttattataattcattaattacaataattataaaaaaaaagacatgATGCAATTATTAATTATTACCAATAGAAGGATCCCAGCCCCTAAGCTGAAGCTCCCTGTATTCTTGACAAAGAGCACACCACTCGCAAAGGAAGTGAGTGACCCAGTCGGGTGCCGGAGCTTCCGGCAAACCGAATTTGTTTCTTAGTTTGGTTCTGTAAGTGCACGACATTAGGCACGGCAATCCAATTAAGAACGCGATTGCACCGTAAAGCAGTCCACTGGTTCCACAAGCTGTTGAGTCCATTAATATAGACATGATCAAAAAACATGTTGTCTTTCttcgataaaaaaatatttccaacGCCTCTCAATATTAAGTAAGTTGGTCTATCTAAAAAAAATCGAAGTAATTCAGTCTCTGTCAATTCCTAAAGTGAGCAATTGAAGACAATTGATTACGACGttaatattttctattaattttataaaattttaattggtataataataaatttatccctCAAAGTTTAcacataatttcaatttaattttgatttaacaaatttagcccgcAATATTTGTGTacgggctaaatttgttaaatttttagaatcaaaataaatttgttattatactaatcaaaATTAGGTACAATTGACGAAAGACATTAACATCGTGATTAATTGTATTTAGttgctcatttttaaaattaatagataTTAAATTGCTCTAATTTTTTCTAGATGAATCAATTTACTTAACATCAATATTAAAAGGAATCGAGAGGTAATTTATCTTCTTTCTTAAATCATATCAAAGttttcattaatatatattaaaaccaTTGAACAATGATGTTaaatacacatttttttttccaaaatccgttataaattttttttaaaaaatgagaattttttcaAATGTCTCTCTATGCTTACTTGTGTGGCCGTCATCCACGATTTCGGCGATCTGGCCGAATGTCAAACATGGGAAGAAGGCTGTCACTAGagctgaaatttaaaaataaaatcgaaattaatcattataaattatgtgatgataaatgaataaaaaaatattaacccaTGATAATAACATAAATGCATGGAAAATGAAGCGAGAACGTGTGTGCATGAACCCGCAGTGatattgaaaactttaaagaagaTTTACCGTTCATCGgatcatccatgaaatcaaaaaggCCAGTCCGCCAACCGTCAACACCACCATTCACCACCGGGATCCCTGCCACATGTTTATGCGGTGAAACAGGCGGCATGCCCTGTCCTTGATCAGGAGGCAAGAATGCCGGTTGAGGAAACACTTGTGGCGCTACGTTAGGGGCGTAAACGGTCTGAGGCTGCGTCGCTTGTGGTCCTACATTTGCGTACATCTGATTCGCCGCTGGACTTTTTGGCGGATACTGTACTGGCTGTGGCGGATACGCCGCCGCCGCTGGCTGCTGGTTTGTCCCGTTCGGGTACGCTGGATTGTATTGCATGTTTTGTTGCGGTGGGTACGGCGCGGGCCGCTGCGGTGGAGGATAGGCTTGGTTAGGTTGTTGTGATGGTGGTGGGTACTGCGGAGGCTGCTGTTGAGCAGGTAGTGGGTATTGCGGTGGCTGTTGCTGAGCAGGTGGTGGGTATTGCGGTGGTTGTTGCGGCGGGAATTGAGGTTGTTGTTGGCCTTGTTGATTTCTGTTTTCATAAGGTGGTGGCGGTGGATATTCATCGGCCACATTCGGAGTTGGTTCATGGGTCGGGTCGTATTCTTGAGGGCGAAGCTCGTATTCGGCTTGTATTTGTTCAGGGTCTGTATCAGGGCGTCCCATTGTCTTCTTCTGCTCTCACTATTCTTTTTGTGCTCTCTTGTGAGATAGAAGATGATAGCTAAAACAAGGTTCTATGGTTACTTATAATTAGTCTAAGATTCTATAAGGCGGAAAAAAGGTAAGTGAGGAAGcagcaaaatttgaaaataaaatatgaacGAAGTTGCCTACGAAAATGATGGGAATTATTGGCTTAATTAGaacatttttaaatgaatttacaTTTAGTACAgtgagtttagtttttttttttgtgttttatagttacaatatttaattttattatcatcgttatttttatattaattatagatAAACACTATTTTTCAAGGAGGCTTTAATCTGTAGAATTTGGACATAAATGTAAGCTAAGAAAAGATTAAAACAATGATGTTTATCAAAATATATGGGtaagaaaaaaaagtcaaaacgtaaatatataataaattctgAACATAAAGATTAAACTGTCatagtttattaaaaaaattaaaaattatattaaaatcaattccaaatttaattttagaacaaatcctatctcgacactcttattaaaaaaaagttatgggCTAATTGGCAAGTTGCATGTAGACAGTGGGTGGTAAACAAATAGAATTGACCTGGGAGAGAGTTGACTTTTGTGGTTCTAAAACATTAAAAGTCTACGGCGACGTGACAGTGACACATGGGTTAAAATGATTGGCGGGGTTTACTTTGACTATAGTTGTGTGTCCAAAGGCGTAGACTTTCAACCTCCTCTGATTCTTGGCAAAAACGCTGGCAACGAGACCCCACTGGAAAGCCATGTGCCACTGTCGACATTAACGCGTAAACTCTACTTGAATTTCACTAATCAAATTTCAAATgtaaaattaaatctccaagttTATTTTGTTCGTTTGCTAAACTTGAAGTTCATCATCTATTTTGTTTATACACAATATTTAAAATCGAGATATTGTTTAAGGGAAAttgaattaatagaaaaaaatatatcgaTAAATACTTTACATACAATAATATTCTTACAGATAGAGTtgacaaaattaatttaaatcccaaaaaaaaaacatatatcatagaaagatttgaatgtaacaaattctaataatataaagaatTGGTTGAATATGATtggaatttaatattaaaaaaaagacaaagTTTAACTTaaacttatttaacataaaattgaataatttaaatataaaattattcaattaGGTACAAATATTCTTTGATTAGTCAAATCCCGATTCATTCTCTCATTATTCTGAAATGATGTTATACGAAATAATCAAACGGGAACTCTTTCTAAtagttttcaattttcgtttaaaaatattttaagaaaacgAAAAAGAGGACTaacttgttattttttaaaaaagaaaataaagtcaTTGATAAATATGTTCTCTCACTTTAGCAATGCAATTGTGAATATTTTTTGTTACATTTATCTTCTTGATTATGTTGCAAATTTAAGTCTTTTGTCATTTGATCATggttttttataaataataattttgtttaataTGTAATTATACATTTTTCTACTGAAACTTGTAATTGTTTCTGCTCATGTTAATGgttgatataattgtaaattataatttttaaaaaattggtatAACCTTTGTTATTTACgtctttttgttaatttggtctaACTTTTTCGAAAAcagttaaattgttattttttttaacgaaaatactaattaaaatattaaatttttaaacatgacaaaTCACATTGGAGTCTATGCGTACTTTATacgttttttttatttctttaatacccttatagtttttaaaattatttgttgatgtTGCATAGTATTCTGTCGGCATAAAATACATGTGGactgttttacaattttttatgtcaacattgttaaaaaataagttaatattttatttgtataCTAATTATTTagtcttatctctcatttatatTACATTCAAATAAActgtctataaatatttaatttagtccgTAAGAGTTTTGATTTTAATGTAATGTTGggttgataaataattaaaaaaacaaagacaATTATTAAGTCAGCACGGTGTAACAGCACAAAAGACACGGTGATTCTCTTTCAATCATCAAGGGATGAAGTTGCCATGAAACAATTGCGCGCACGGTATATGCATAGCTAAATTCTTCTTCATAATCGTTTCACTTTTTTTCTTCCAAGATAAATTATACATTCATCTATAGATAAATAGAAATGAGAAATCGATAAATAAAGTACGGTACTACTCCAAAATCAAAAGTCAAGGATCTTTATCATGGCCGATGGTACGGTAATGCCGTCAAAAACTAAGAAATTTACTGAATTAAATAACGTACGGCGTCAGAGGTGGA is part of the Gossypium hirsutum isolate 1008001.06 chromosome D11, Gossypium_hirsutum_v2.1, whole genome shotgun sequence genome and encodes:
- the LOC107904650 gene encoding protein PLANT CADMIUM RESISTANCE 6: MGRPDTDPEQIQAEYELRPQEYDPTHEPTPNVADEYPPPPPYENRNQQGQQQPQFPPQQPPQYPPPAQQQPPQYPLPAQQQPPQYPPPSQQPNQAYPPPQRPAPYPPQQNMQYNPAYPNGTNQQPAAAAYPPQPVQYPPKSPAANQMYANVGPQATQPQTVYAPNVAPQVFPQPAFLPPDQGQGMPPVSPHKHVAGIPVVNGGVDGWRTGLFDFMDDPMNALVTAFFPCLTFGQIAEIVDDGHTTCGTSGLLYGAIAFLIGLPCLMSCTYRTKLRNKFGLPEAPAPDWVTHFLCEWCALCQEYRELQLRGWDPSIGWQGNLAKKQVQQPVMMAPMNQRMIA